The following are encoded in a window of Cucurbita pepo subsp. pepo cultivar mu-cu-16 chromosome LG12, ASM280686v2, whole genome shotgun sequence genomic DNA:
- the LOC111806573 gene encoding protein LURP-one-related 5-like has translation MRSRTHRPKYKFFPSSSRRSQFRLLPVNDLQLLKLFHILCCSVAERKLLGLQKKMEELGVIVDDTFVYNEEKHLTVMKTSLFFAGDGYTVYDCKGELVFRVDSYGPDAREKDEIVLMDAQGKCLLTVRRKRPSLHHRWEGFVGERTEGQKPIFNVRRSSIIGRSSMTVEVFKGSGDEYQIEGCFGNRNCTIFNAAKEPMAEIKRKVDATTNVVLGKDVFSLILKPGFDGAFAMGLVLILDQINGDSFDDDGTEMDPTAGD, from the exons ATGAGATCCAGAACTCACCGcccaaaatataaattcttcCCATCTTCATCTCGTCGCTCTCAATTTCGTCTCCTTCCAGTTAACGACCTGCAATTACTGAAGCTCTTTCACATTCTCTGTTGTTCAGTTGCAGAAAGGAAGCTTCTAGGCTTgcagaagaagatggaagaatTAGGCGTAATCGTGGATGATACCTTCGTGTATAACGAGGAGAAACATCTCACTGtgatgaaaacctctctcttcTTTGCAGGCGATGGCTATACTGTCTATGATTGCAAGGGCGAGCTCGTGTTCAGAGTCGATTCCTACGGTCCAGATGCGCGCGAGAAGGATGAAATCGTTCTCATGGACGCGCAAGGCAAGTGCCTCCTCACTGTTCGCCGGAAG AGGCCGAGTTTACATCACCGGTGGGAAGGTTTCGTAGGTGAGAGAACGGAAGGACAGAAGCCAATCTTCAACGTGAGGCGGTCGTCGATAATCGGACGGTCTAGCATGACGGTGGAGGTGTTCAAGGGTTCCGGCGACGAGTACCAGATCGAGGGGTGTTTCGGTAACCGCAACTGCACGATCTTCAATGCGGCAAAGGAACCAATGGCTGAGATTAAACGCAAAGTAGATGCTACCACTAACGTGGTGCTTGGGAAGGACGTCTTCTCTCTCATCCTCAAGCCAGGCTTCGATGGGGCCTTCGCCATGGGGTTGGTGCTCATCCTTGATCAGATCAACGGCGACAGTTTTGACGACGACGGTACTGAAATGGATCCCACCGCAGGGGATTAG
- the LOC111806952 gene encoding uncharacterized protein LOC111806952, whose product MAATNTPIYASSLQTSLAIRTQRRGESCPQSTRYQGSSFFGSSLPRGILKKKDVGIRTVGKVIAAVAVEASPTEEMKEIKLPSWALFELGRAPVYWKTVNGLPPTSGEKLKLFYNPAATKLVPNDDFGIAFNGGFNQPIMCGGEPRAMLRKDRGKADGPIYTIQICVPKHAINLIFSFTNGVDWDGPYRLQFQVPKPWQNKPIDFFNQGLAEELSKEGACDRAIFPDTNIVITRCAMIGNLNVEGGDRCELDLVLGCTDPSSHLFNPYANVDDGSCPIDTDTED is encoded by the exons ATGGCGGCAACGAACACACCCATCTATGCATCTTCCTTGCAAACTTCTCTCGCCATAAGAACCCAACGCAGAGGAGAATCATGCCCACAATCTACCCGATATCAGG GTTCTAGTTTCTTCGGTTCGTCGTTACCGCGAGGcattttgaagaagaaggatgtCGGAATTAGGACGGTCGGGAAGGTGATTGCTGCTGTGGCTGTTGAAGCATCTCCAACAGAGGAAATGAAAGA GATTAAACTTCCATCTTGGGCTTTGTTTGAGCTCGGACGGGCGCCGGTGTACTGGAAAACTGTGAATGGTCTACCTCCGACTTCA GGTGAGAAGCTCAAGCTGTTCTATAATCCAGCTGCGACCAAGCTGGTTCCAAATGATGATTTTGGGATTGCTTTTAATG GAGGCTTCAATCAGCCAATAATGTGTGGTGGGGAGCCAAGGGCAATGCTCAGGAAAGACCGAGGCAAAGCTGATGGACCGATATACACCATCCAAATATGTGTTCCGAAGCACG CTATAAACTTGATCTTCTCATTCACGAACGGGGTCGATTGGGACGGTCCATACAGACTGCAGTTTCAAGTTCCCAAGCCTTGGCAAAACAAACCAATCGACTTTTTCAATCAG GGTCTAGCCGAAGAGTTGAGCAAAGAAGGTGCGTGTGACAGAGCGATATTTCCCGATACAAACATTGTTATAACAAGATGTGCAATGATTGGTAATCTCAATGTAGAAGGG GGCGACCGTTGTGAACTCGATCTTGTACTAGGCTGCACAGATCCTAGCTCGCATTTATTCAACCCATATGCCAATGTAGATGATGGATCTTGTCCAATCGACACAGATACTGAGGACTAG
- the LOC111806951 gene encoding pre-mRNA-processing-splicing factor 8A — protein MWNNGQIAPPGTGGSSIPPPPAAQPSYTVLPSPAEAEAKLEEKARKWQQLNSKRYSDKRKFGFVETQKEDMPREHVRKIIRDHGDMSSKKYRHDKRVYLGALKFVPHAVYKLLENMPMPWEQVRDVKVLYHITGAITFVNEIPWVVEPIYLAQWGSMWIMMRREKRDRRHFKRMRFPPFDDEEPPLDYADNLLDVDPLEPIQLELDEEEDSAVYTWFYDHKPLVKTKLINGPSYRKWHLSLPIMATLHRLAGQLLSDLIDRNYFYLFDMESFFTAKALNMCIPGGPKFEPLYRDMEKGDEDWNEFNDINKLIIRSPLRTEYRIAFPHLYNNRPRKVKLGLYHTPMIMYIKTEDPDLPAFYYDPLIHPITSTNKDRREKRTYDDEDDDDFELPEGVEPFLKDTQLYTDTTAAGISLLFAPRPFNMRSGRTRRAEDIPLVSEWYKEHCPPSYPVKVRVSYQKLLKCFVLNELHHRPPKAQKKKHLFRSLQATKFFQTTELDWVEAGLQVCKQGYNMLNLLIHRKNLNYLHLDYNFNLKPVKTLTTKERKKSRFGNAFHLCREILRLTKLVVDANVQFRLGNVDAFQLADGLQYIFSHVGQLTGMYRYKYRLMRQIRMCKDLKHLIYYRFNTGPVGKGPGCGFWAPMWRVWLFFLRGIVPLLERWLGNLLARQFEGRHSKGVAKTVTKQRVESHFDLELRAAVMHDVLDAMPEGIKQNKARTILQHLSEAWRCWKANIPWKVPGLPVPIENMILRYVKSKADWWTNVAHYNRERIRRGATVDKTVCRKNLGRLTRLWLKAEQERQHNYLKDGPYVTPEEAVAIYSTTVHWLESRKFSPIPFPPLSYKHDTKLLILALERLKESYSVAVRLNQLQREELGLIEQAYDNPHEALSRIKRHLLTQRAFKEVGIEFMDLYSYLIPVYEIEPLEKITDAYLDQYLWYEGDKRHLFPNWIKPADSEPPPLLVYKWCQGINNLQGIWDTSDGQCVVMLQTKFEKFFEKIDLTMLNRLLRLVLDHNIADYVTAKNNVVLSYKDMSHTNSYGLIRGLQFASFVVQYYGLVLDLLLLGLTRASEIAGPPQMPNEFITYWDTEVETRHPIRLYSRYIDKVHILFRFPHEDARELIQRYLTEHPDPNNENMVGYNNKKCWPRDARMRLMKHDVNLGRSVFWDMKNRLPRSITTLEWENSFVSVYSKDNPNLLFSMCGFEVRILPKIRMTQEAFSNTKDGVWNLQNEQTKERTAVAFLRVDDEHMKVFENRVRQILMSSGSTTFTKIVNKWNTALIGLMTYFREATVHTQELLDLLVKCENKIQTRIKIGLNSKMPSRFPPVIFYTPKEIGGLGMLSMGHILIPQSDLRYSQQTDVGVTHFRSGMSHEEDQLIPNLYRYIQPWESEFIDSQRVWAEYALKRQEAQAQNRRLTLEDLEDSWDRGIPRINTLFQKDRHTLAYDKGWRVRTDFKQYQVLKQNPFWWTHQRHDGKLWNLNNYRTDVIQALGGVEGILEHTLFKGTYFPTWEGLFWEKASGFEESMKYKKLTNAQRSGLNQIPNRRFTLWWSPTINRANVYVGFQVQLDLTGIFMHGKIPTLKISLIQIFRAHLWQKIHESIVMDLCQVLDQELDALEIETVQKETIHPRKSYKMNSSCADILLFAAHRWPMSKPSLVAESKDVFDQKPSNKYWIDVQLRWGDYDSHDIERYTRAKFMDYTTDNMSIYPSPTGVMIGMDLAYNLHSAFGNWFPGSKPLLAQAMNKIMKSNPALYVLRERIRKGLQLYSSEPTEPYLSSQNYGEIFSNQIIWFVDDTNVYRVTIHKTFEGNLTTKPINGAIFIFNPRTGQLFLKVIHTSVWAGQKRLGQLAKWKTAEEVAALVRSLPVEEQPKQIIVTRKGMLDPLEVHLLDFPNIVIKGSELQLPFQACLKIEKFGDLILKATEPQMVLFNIYDDWLKSISSYTAFSRLILILRALHVNNEKAKMLLKPDKTIITEPHHIWPSLTDDQWMKVEVALRDLILSDYAKKNNVNTSALTQSEIRDIILGAEITPPSQQRQQIAEIEKQAKEASQLTAVTTRTTNVHGDELIVTTTSPYEQAAFGSKTDWRVRAISATNLYLRVNHIYVNSEDIKETGYTYIMPKNILKKFICIADLRTQIAGYLYGISPPDNPQVKEIRCIVMPPQWGTHQQVNLPTTLPEHDFLNDLEPLGWLHTQPNELPQLSPQDLTNHAKVLENNKQWDGEKCIILTCSFTPGSCSLTAYKLTPSGYEWGRVNKDTGSNPHGYLPTHYEKVQMLLSDRFFGFYMVPDNGPWNYNFMGVKHTAGMKYGVKLGTPREYYHEDHRPTHFLEFSNLEEGETAEGDREDTFT, from the exons ATGTGGAACAATGGACAGATTGCACCGCCGGGTACTGGTGGCTCTTCTATTCCGCCACCGCCTGCTGCACAGCCTTCGTACACGGTGTTGCCTTCTCCTGCTGAGGCCGAGGCCAAGCTCGAGGAGAAAGCTAGGAAATGGCAGCAGCTGAATTCGAAGCGGTACAGTGATAAAAGGAAGTTTGGATTTGTTGAGACCCAGAAGGAGGATATGCCCCGCGAACATGTGAGGAAGATCATTAG AGATCATGGGGACATGTCCTCAAAAAAATATCGTCATGATAAACGTGTTTATCTTGGTGCCCTAAAGTTTGTTCCACATGCAGTTTACAAGCTGCTTGAAAATATGCCAATGCCCTGGGAACAG GTCCGTGATGTAAAGGTTCTATATCATATTACCGGGGCAATCAcatttgttaatgaaataCCATGGGTGGTTGAACCTATATATTTGGCTcag tGGGGAAGCATGTGGATTATGatgagaagagagaagagagatcgTCGGCATTTCAAGAGGATGCGTTTCCCACCATTTGATGATGAGGAACCTCCTCTAGATTATGCCGATAATTTGCTGGATGTTGATCCTTTGGAACCAATTCAGTTAGAGTTGGATGAGGAGGAGGATTCTGCTGTTTACACCTGGTTCTATGACCACAAGCCTCTTGTTAAAACAAAGCTTATCAATGGTCCAAGTTACCGGAAATGGCATCTTTCCCTTCCAATCATGGCTACTCTTCATCGGCTAGCTGGACAGTTACTCTCTGATTTAATTGATCGCAACTATTTCTACTTGTTTGATATGGAGTCTTTTTTTACAGCGAAAGCATTAAACATGTGCATACCAG GTGGACCAAAGTTTGAGCCATTGTATCGTGACATGGAGAAGGGTGATGAAGACTGGAATGAGTTTAATGACATCAACAAACTCATAATACGGTCACCTCTTAGAACGGAGTATCGGATAGCATTTCCTCACCTTTATAACAACAGGCCAAGAAAAGTGAAGCTTGGGTTATATCACACTCCTATGATTATGTACATCAAGACTGAAGATCCGGACTTACCAGCATTTTACTATGATCCTTTAATACATCCAATAACCAGCACCAATAAAGATCGCCGTGAAAAGAGAActtatgatgatgaagatgatgatgattttgaaTTGCCAGAGGGGGTTGAACCTTTTTTGAAGGACACTCAACTTTATACAGACACCACAGCTGCTGGCATCTCTCTTCTGTTTGCTCCACGCCCTTTTAACATGAGATCTGGTAGAACACGTCGGGCTGAAGATATTCCCCTGGTTTCAGAGTGGTACAAGGAACACTG TCCTCCATCATATCCTGTTAAGGTTAGGGTTAGCTATCAGAAGTTGTTGAAATGCTTTGTGTTGAATGAGCTGCATCATAGACCACCCAAAGCTCAGAAAAAGAAGCATTTATTCCGGTCACTTCAAGCAACCAAATTTTTCCAGACAACCGAACTTGATTGGGTTGAAGCTGGTCTGCAAGTCTGTAAGCAGGGGTACAACATGCTGAACTTATTGATTCAtagaaaaaatttgaactatCTTCACCTTGATTATAACTTCAATCTGAAGCCAGTAAAGACCCTAACCACCAAAGAACGTAAGAAGTCACGGTTTGGAAATGCTTTTCACCTCTGTCGTGAAATATTGCGGTTGACAAAGCTTGTTGTTGATGCTAATGTTCAGTTTCGTCTGGGTAATGTTGATGCATTTCAATTGGCTGATGGCCTACAGTATATATTTTCACATGTTGGACAGCTCACTGGAATGTACAGGTACAAGTACCGACTTATGCGTCAAATTAGAATGTGTAAAGATTTGAAGCACTTGATATACTATCGCTTCAATACTGGTCCAGTGGGAAAAGGGCCAGGATGTGGATTTTGGGCACCGATGTGGAGAGTCTGGTTATTTTTCCTCCGTGGTATAGTTCCTCTTCTTGAACGATGGCTAGGAAATTTGCTTGCTCGGCAATTTGAAGGAAGACATTCAAAGGGAGTAGCAAAGACTGTCACTAAACAGCGTGTTGAAAGTCATTTTGATTTGGAACTGCGAGCTGCTGTCATGCATGATGTTCTTGATGCTATGCCTG AGGGCATCAAGCAAAATAAAGCTCGAACTATCCTCCAGCACCTAAGTGAGGCATGGCGATGTTGGAAAGCAAATATTCCTTGGAAG GTTCCTGGTTTGCCAGTTCCTATTGAAAATATGATTCTTCGTTATGTCAAGTCAAAAGCTGATTGGTGGACAAATGTTGCTCATTACAATCGTGAACGTATAAGAAGAGGTGCTACAGTTGATAAGACTGTTTGTAGGAAGAATCTTGGAAGACTTACACGTCTGTGGCTCAAGGCTGAGCAg GAACGAcaacataattatttgaaagatGGTCCATATGTCACACCTGAAGAAGCAGTTGCCATTTACTCAACGACTGTGCATTGGTTGGAGTCAAGAAAGTTCTCTCCTATTCCTTTCCCTCCACTGTCTTACAAGCATGACACAAAATTACTGATCCTTGCCTTAGAGAGGTTAAAGGAATCCTACAGTGTGGCTGTGAGGTTAAACCAACTCCAGCGGGAGGAATTAGGTCTCATTGAGCAAGCTTATGATAACCCACATGAAGCGCTATCTCGTATTAAGCGTCATCTGCTAACACAACGTGCCTTCAAAGAG GTTGGTATAGAGTTTATGGATCTATACAGTTATCTCATACCGGTTTATGAGATTGAGCCTCTTGAGAAGATTACAGATGCATATCTTGACCAGTATCTATGGTATGAAGGTGACAAGCGGCATTTGTTTCCCAATTGGATTAAGCCTGCAGATTCAGAACCACCACCTCTTTTGGTCTATAAGTGGTGTCAGGGTATTAACAATCTACAAGGTATATGGGACACAAGTGACGGACAATGCGTTGTGATGCTTCAGACAAAGTTTGAGAAGTTCTTTGAGAAGATAGATTTAACAATGTTGAATAG GCTTCTTCGTTTGGTTCTTGACCATAATATTGCTGATTATGTCACTGCAAAGAATAACGTTGTCCTGTCTTACAAAGATATGAGCCACACAAATTCATATGGATTGATACGTGGTCTTCAGTTTGCTTCATTTGTTGTTCAATATTATGGACTTGTGCTTGATCTGTTGCTTCTTGGTTTGACCCGAGCCAGTGAAATTGCTGGCCCACCACAGATGCCAAATGAATTTATTACTTATTGGGACACAGAGGTGGAGACGCGGCATCCAATTCGGTTATATTCTCGTTATATAGACAAAGTACATATCTTATTCCGCTTTCCTCATGAAGACGCTCGAGAACTTATTCAGAGATATCTCACTGAGCACCCCGATCCAAACAATGAGAATATGGTTGGATATAACAACAAGAAATGCTGGCCAAGAGACGCAAGAATGAGGCTCATGAAGCATGATG TTAATCTTGGAAGAAGTGTTTTCTGGGATATGAAGAATCGTCTTCCTCGCAGTATCACAACTTTGGAATGGGAGAACAGCTTTGTCTCTGTTTATAGCAAGGACAATCCTAACCTGCTTTTCAGCAT GTGTGGGTTTGAAGTACGGATACTTCCCAAGATTAGGATGACTCAAGAAGCATTCAGCAACACGAAAGACGGAGTCTGGAATTTGCAGAATGAACAGACAAAAGAAAGGACTGCTGTAGCCTTCTTAAGGGTTGATGACGAACACATGAAGGTGTTCGAAAATCGTGTTAGGCAGATTCTTATGTCTTCAGGGTCCACAACATTTACCAAAATTGTTAACAAATGGAATACTGCTCTGATTG GTCTTATGACTTACTTCCGTGAGGCAACTGTTCACACACAAGAACTGCTTGATTTGCTGGTGAAgtgtgaaaataaaattcaaactcGTATTAAGATTGGGTTGAATTCAAAGATGCCCAGCAG GTTTCCTCCAGTTATTTTCTATACTCCCAAGGAAATTGGAGGCCTTGGTATGTTATCTATGGGTCACATATTGATCCCACAAAGTGATCTTCGGTACAGCCAGCAGACTGATGTTGGTGTAACCCATTTTAGGAGTGGAATGAGCCACGAAGAGGATCAGCTTATCCCTAACCTTTACCGATATATACAG CCTTGGGAAAGTGAGTTCATAGATTCACAACGTGTTTGGGCTGAATATGCTCTGAAGAGGCAAGAAGCTCAGGCTCAAAATAGGCGTTTGACACTTGAAGATTTGGAA GATTCTTGGGACAGGGGAATACCACgaattaatactttatttcaaaaagatCGCCACACTTTGGCATATGACAAAGGTTGGAGGGTCCGTACAGATTTTAAACAATACCAGGTCTTAAAACAAAATCCTTTCTGGTGGACGCACCAAAGACATGATGGGAAATTGTGGAATCTGAACAACTATAGAACAGATGTCATTCAAGCACTTGGAGGTGTTGAGGGGATTCTTGAGCACACGTTATTCAAAGGAACATA CTTCCCGACTTGGGAGGGTCTCTTCTGGGAGAAGGCCTCTGGTTTTGAAGAATCTATGAAGTACAAAAAGCTGACGAATGCACAGAGATCAGGTCTTAACCAGATTCCTAACCGTAGATTTACTCTTTGGTGGTCACCTACCATAAACAGGGCAAATGTTTATGTGGGATTTCAAGTGCAATTAGATCTGACTGGAATCTTCATGCATGGAAAGATCCCGACTTTGAAAATCTCCCTCATTCAGATTTTCCGAGCTCATTTGTGGCAGAAGATCCATGAGAGTATTGTTATGGATCTGTGTCAAGTTCTGGATCAGGAGTTGGATGCTTTGGAAATTGAAACTGTGCAGAAAGAAACAATCCATCCTAGGAAAAGTTACAAAATGAACAGCTCTTGTGCTGATATTCTACTCTTTGCTGCCCATAGATGGCCAATGTCAAAGCCTAGTCTTGTGGCAGAATCCAAGGATGTTTTTGATCAAAAACCAAGTAATAAGTACTGGATTGATGTGCAGCTTCGTTGGGGGGATTATGATTCTCACGATATTGAGCGTTACACGCGTGCCAAATTCATGGACTACACTACAGACAATATGTCTATATATCCATCTCCCACtg GTGTAATGATTGGGATGGATCTTGCATATAACCTGCATTCTGCATTTGGAAACTGGTTTCCTGGATCAAAACCACTATTGGCTCAAGCAATGAACAAGATCATGAAG TCAAATCCAGCCTTGTATGTTCTGAGGGAGCGTATACGCAAAGGTCTGCAGTTATATTCTTCTGAGCCTACAGAACCATATTTATCATCGCAAAACTATGGAGAGATCTTCAGCAATCAAATAATATGGTTTGTTGATGATACTAATGTGTATCGTGTCACTATTCACAAGACATTTGAAGGAAATCTTACCACCAAACCCATCAATGGtgccatttttattttcaacccAAGGACCGGGCAACTATTTTTGAAG GTTATCCATACCAGTGTGTGGGCTGGACAGAAGCGTCTTGGTCAGTTGGCCAAATGGAAAACAGCGGAGGAAGTTGCTGCTCTTGTACGATCTTTACCAGTTGAAGAACAGCCCAAACAAATTATTGTGACTCGTAAAGGAATGCTTGATCCATTGGAGGTTCACTTGCTCGATTTTCCCAATATAGTTATCAAAGGAAGTGAGCTGCAACTCCCATTCCAGGCGTGCTTGAAGATAGAGAAATTTGGTGATCTTATTTTGAAGGCTACTGAGCCCCAGATGGTCCTCTTCAATATTTATGATGATTGGTTGAAGAGTATCTCATCATATACTGCATTTTCCCGTCTAATTCTCATCTTGCGTGCCCTTCATGTCAATAATGAAAAGGCTAAAATGTTGCTAAAGCCAGACAAAACAATTATTACAGAACCCCACCACATCTGGCCTTCTCTCACTGATGACCAATGGATGAAg GTTGAGGTTGCATTAAGAGATCTTATCTTGTCGGATTATGCTAAGAAGAACAATGTAAACACATCGGCCCTAACACAATCTGAGATTCGTGATATCATACTTGGAGCTGAGATAACTCCACCCTCCCAACAAAGACAACAGATAGCTGAGATCGAGAAACAG GCCAAAGAAGCAAGTCAACTAACGGCAGTCACAACAAGAACGACAAATGTGCATGGTGATGAACTCATCGTCACAACAACGAGTCCATATGAGCAGGCTGCATTTGGATCCAAAACTGATTGGCGTGTGAGAGCAATATCCGCCACAAATCTCTATCTTCGTGTGAATCATATTTACGTTAACTCAGAAGATATAAAG GAAACTGGATACACTTACATCATGCCTAAGAATATCTTGAAGAAATTCATCTGCATAGCAGATCTACGGACTCAAATAGCTGGATATTTGTATGGAATAAGCCCCCCAGATAATCCTCAGGTTAAAGAAATACGCTGTATTGTAATGCCACCCCAGTGGGGGACACATCAGCAAGTTAATCTTCCTACAACGCTTCCTGAGCATGACTTTTTGAATGATTTGGAGCCATTGGGATGGTTGCACACACAGCCAAATGAGCTTCCTCAGTTGTCACCACAG GATCTCACAAATCATGCTAAAGTCTTGGAGAACAACAAACAATGGGATGGCGAAAAATGTATCATTTTGACCTGTAGTTTTACTCCCGGTTCCTGCTCCCTAACTGCCTACAAGCTAACCCCATCGGGATACGAGTGGGGACGTGTAAACAAGGACACTGGAAGCAACCCACATGGGTACCTCCCAACTCACTATGAGAAGGTGCAGATGCTCCTCAGTGATCGGTTCTTTGGCTTCTACATG GTTCCTGATAATGGCCCTTGGAACTACAACTTTATGGGGGTGAAGCATACAGCAGGCATGAAATATGGAGTAAAGCTCGGAACGCCACGCGAATACTACCACGAAGATCACCGGCCTACCCATTTCTTAGAGTTCAGCAACTTAGAGGAGGGTGAAACAGCTGAAGGAGATCGTGAGGATACTTtcacttga